The Podospora pseudopauciseta strain CBS 411.78 chromosome 2 map unlocalized CBS411.78m_2, whole genome shotgun sequence genome has a window encoding:
- a CDS encoding uncharacterized protein (COG:S; EggNog:ENOG503NX7R): MLTKTHIRRVLTRPKTYIPALAVFVLCWILLAHHGGYRVVPFYDRPVNTERDPDERKELALQAQRQLFEKDWRDLEKKPGLGAVYGNTLNSLTDRDTRKPSHEAKLTLGDNSTSFTKERPAIYNPYPKYNSKEWLATHARYVPCIGATGDEVEDIKVFRGRPRNFPDPGFGSYSTLGLDRNLCFERETRMGQYGVNPVMDKDGQPVNWDKVNWGELQSKCVDQNQARFATSGPPNAYVDEEEDSEPSPDLKKYDESAEKQTPKDLLATFRRFWRGPDARPLRSRSIKGVFENKRAYNSTVKAGEARTAILLRSYTGKEYNDNDKQAIRSLITELSLRTGGEYQVFLFVHYREDEFDIWASEDLYRQAIEKHVPEELRSITILWTEGAVDKMYPKLTVKARKVHNGQFLPVQMFMQEFREFDYVWNWEMDSRVVGHHYNVLNKLAEFGRKQPRRGLWERNERFYIPSYYGGFESKFRQTVERQVGDETIWGAPKLPVVNPVGPKPPVENPKDDNYKWGVGEEADLITLAPIFNPVNSGWIMRNQVWGYRNLNFPWGKLPRRATIITQVRASRRLIDVMHAEDLRGNHVASEMVSQTTALLHGLKAVYAPMPVYFDRAWSGSQLAKWFNGGPKGQSGSFGSAMGWGQEGRYLGSTWYYRAIPPQRLYNNWMGYEDTGIGGPEWEQKHGRTCLPSMILHPIKEVKPTEKGYSTDSKLPYD; encoded by the exons ATGTTGACAAAAACACACATTCGCCGAGTGCTTACTCGGCCAAAAACTTATATCCCGGCTCTTGCGGTGTTTGTTCTCTGCTGGATCCTGCTGGCGCACCACGGTGGTTATAGAGTGGTTCCTTTCTACGACCGTCCAGTCAACACTGAGCGCGACCCAG ATGAGCGCAAGGAGCTTGCGTTGCAAGCGCAAAGACAACTGTTCGAGAAAGACTGGCGCGATCTGGAAAA GAAACCTGGACTAGGCGCCGTATATGGCAACACCTTGAACAGCCTTACCGACCGGGACACCAGAAAGCCATCGCACGAGGCCAAGCTGACACTGGGCGACAactccacctccttcaccaaggAACGTCCCGCTATCTACAACCCATATCCCAAGTACAACTCAAAGGAATGGTTGGCCACTCATGCCCGGTATGTGCCTTGCATTGGAGCCACGGGAGACGAAGTCGAGGATATCAAAGTCTTCAGGGGCCGCCCGCGCAACTTCCCCGACCCCGGCTTTGGAAGCTACAGCACGCTTGGACTTGACCGCAACCTTTGCTTCGAAAGAGAGACTCGGATGGGCCAGTACGGAGTAAACCCGGTGATGGATAAGGACGGCCAGCCGGTCAACTGGGACAAGGTCAACTGGGGCGAGTTGCAATCCAAATGTGTCGATCAGAATCAGGCACGTTTTGCCACGAGCGGTCCGCCGAACGCCTatgttgacgaggaggaggacagcgAGCCTTCCCCCGACCTGAAAAAGTACGACGAGTCTGCCGAGAAGCAGACGCCCAAGGACCTGTTGGCTACATTCAGACGGTTCTGGCGTGGTCCGGATGCCCGCCCGCTTCGCTCAAGATCGATTAAGGGCGTCTTCGAGAACAAGCGCGCGTACAATTCGACCGTCAAGGCCGGAGAGGCCAGAACCGCCATTCTGCTGCGATCCTACACCGGGAAGGAGTACAATGATAACGACAAACAAGCCATTCGGTCGCTCATCACAGAGCTCAGCCTGCGAACTGGTGGAGAGTATCAGGTTTTCTTGTTTGTGCATTACAGAGAAGACGAGTTCGATATCTGGGCTAGCGAGGACCTGTACCGCCAAGCGATTGAGAAGCACGTTCCCGAGGAACTCCGCAGCATCACCATTCTTTGGACCGAGGGAGCCGTTGACAAGATGTACCCCAAGCTCACTGtcaaggcgaggaaggtgcACAACGGCCAGTTCCTGCCTGTCCAGATGTTTATGCAGGAGTTCCGGGAATTCGACTATGTTTGGAACTGGGAAATGGACTCACGGGTGGTTGGCCATCACTACAATGTGCTCAACAAGTTGGCTGAGTTTGGCCGCAAGCAGCCTCGACGGGGACTCTGGGAGCGCAACGAGCGCTTCTACATCCCTTCTTACTATGGAGGGTTCGAGTCCAAGTTCCGCCAAACAGTGGAGAGACAAGTCGGGGATGAGACGATTTGGGGCGCTCCCAAGCTTCCTGTTGTCAACCCTGTCGGTCCCAAGCCACCAGTCGAGAATCCCAAGGACGACAATTACAAAtggggtgttggtgaggaggccgATCTGATCACCCTGGCGCCCATATTCAATCCAGTCAACAGCGGCTGGATTATGCGCAACCAGGTGTGGGGATACCGAAACCTGAACTTCCCATGGGGCAAGCTACCTCGCCGGGCTACGATTATTACTCAAGTTAGAGCGTCAAGGAGGTTGATTGACGTGATGCATGCTGAGGATCTCAGAGGCAACCACGTCGCCTCCGAAATGGTTTCTCAGACCACCGCTCTCCTCCACGGACTGAAGGCTGTGTATGCGCCCATGCCAGTCTACTTTGACCGGGCGTGGAGCGGCAGCCAGCTGGCCAAGTGGTTCAACGGAGGCCCCAAGGGGCAAAGTGGCAGCTTCGGCAGCGCCATGGGATGGGGACAAGAGGGGAGATACCTGGGCAGCACATGGTACTACCGTGCCATTCCACCTCAGCGATTGTACAACAACTGGATGGGGTACGAGGACACTGGCATCGGCGGCCCCGAGTGGGAGCAGAAGCACGGGAGGACATGTCTTCCTTCGATGATTCTGCACCCGATCAAGGAGGTGAAGCCAACGGAGAAGGGGTATTCGACTGATTCAAAGCTTCCTTATGATTGA
- the DCD1 gene encoding Deoxycytidine monophosphate (dCMP) deaminase (COG:F; EggNog:ENOG503NVNV) produces the protein MFIGICGSICAGKRTIANYLADHHGFTHLYLTPKHTTQTTPPSSISSSTTTQTTFSTPEELLEFVTKRWRDRFVTTDIPSEEILEMYTRRPFFLLLSVDAPLTVRWKRFLARQSQSNHGRFLKGPNEESEPDHEVTDLESFVTLNDSHLYDPVNGTQAMISRATVRLLNTSSSLAHLYATLGKLDLLNQDRLRPSWDAYFMALAELAAQRANCMKRRVGCVIVRDKRVISTGYNGTPRGLVNCGEGGCDRCNAGQGSGHGLTTCLCIHAEENALLEAGRERVREGAVLYCTTHPCLTCSIKIVQVGIGEVVYSHGYSMDGDTAAVFREAGVKLRQYAPPANGLVHLEKLDVYK, from the exons ATGTTCATTGGAATCTGCGGCA GCATCTGCGCCGGCAAGCGCACTATCGCCAACTACCTCGCCGACCACCACGGCTTCACCCACCTCTACCTCACCCCAAAACACacaacccaaaccacccccccatcctccatctcctcctccaccaccacccaaaccaccttctccacccCCGAAGAACTCCTCGAATTCGTCACCAAACGATGGCGCGACCGCTTCGTAACAACCGACATTCCCTCAGAAGAAATCCTCGAAATGTATACCCGTcgccccttcttcctcctcctctcggTTGACGCCCCCTTGACCGTCCGCTGGAAACGTTTCCTAGCTCGACAATCCCAGTCCAACCACGGTCGGTTCTTGAAAGGACCAAACGAGGAGTCGGAACCCGATCATGAAGTTACTGATCTCGAGTCGTTCGTCACACTAAACGACTCCCATCTCTACGATCCAGTAAACGGCACCCAGGCGATGATATCAAGAGCGACagtgaggttgttgaacacctcttcttctctcgcCCACTTGTACGCCACGCTGGGGAAGCTGGATTTGTTGAATCAAGACCGGCTCCGCCCGTCGTGGGACGCCTACTTCATGGCGTTGGCTGAGCTGGCGGCGCAGAGGGCAAACTGCATGAAGCGGCGGGTTGGATGCGTTATTGTGAGGGACAAGAGGGTTATCAGCACGGGTTACAACGGTACACCCAGGGGCTTGGTCAActgtggggaggggggatgtgaCAGGTGTAATGCCGGCCAGGGGTCAGGGCACGGGTTGACGACTTGTCTTTGTATCCATGCCGAGGAGAATGCCCTGCTTGAAGCgggaagggagagggtgagggagggcGCGGTGCTGTACTGCACTACGCACCCGTGCTTGACGTGCAGCATCAAGATTGTTCAGGTTGGGATcggggaggtggtgtatAGTCACGGGTATAGCATGGATGGGGATACGGCGGCGGTGTTTagggaggcgggggtgaAGTTGAGGCAGTATGCCCCG CCTGCGAATGGGTTGGTACATCTTGAGAAATTAGATGTGTACAAGTAG
- a CDS encoding uncharacterized protein (EggNog:ENOG503P21F; COG:T; COG:Z) has product MATVGRESSFMPTVKCSSCGLQVEISLMGEHECSGPPAVEETPPMPAPSLFERFNPWGAPAAPKDQSRAPPQVDTSAANRAYAGQGQLTPVSSLSSGSQPSEQNISPKTPNARPATDKPDEFFAPQIANDSPPPQPTRRSGGYGGLGNGTDFDDQLPPSNPARKQSPPNLMERLNSIAPGPFDANRRPSSSARSDINDRPGTSASNLGSLGGGQAQPSLRKNGYGGFGVPARSPSRQEDNPPPLTPSRADTFPRPNEGFPPPQRTPSAPPAALRIQPPDRLRAPSESFSDRDGGTSPDSRGSMMSDRPRRPSRGPDTSRPPPPRSATLRPTTPGLPTINLAEEFGVGNPYHTPSESTGSSVSVHSMSVQSVSVQSSFERRPSQASSRTSPPRSIASRSGRRKPSDTSSFDNLMSDLQSTMDDNQQKPPGPASLKMPYKGGRDRPSPLSARPPPPEGGYDPRIDPRGQRRAAGGSPLPSPLEISPLGESPAIMTPSILTPGSGAQPSPGWPTPKPEPARPCEQEPPVPQQSALRELQGASPMDRSQGPQRAPPMEAPRELQRAPTMEAPKETQRPPVEPFRPQLQRAPTMEVPRQLQRAATMDEPRDMQRQDPSRTPQRPRDPRDELRDGRPLHERSRSQPRNLPPLSAQPSRGDCKACGLPIKGKSISSADGRLTGRYHKPCFVCSTCQEPFTSATFYVLNDRPYCEQHYHKLNGSLCGSCGRGIEGEYLEDETSRKHHVGCFKCGDCGMALRDGYFEVNGRAFCEKDAWRRVQQPPPPPMMMGGGRGMGGPPGRGRGGMRPPGPMGLPGANPRFGPNGPYGNSRLGPGPRPQMEKRMTRLGML; this is encoded by the exons ATGGCCACCGTGGGAAGAGAGTCGAGCTTCATGCCGACTGTGAAATGCTCGTCATGTGGCTTACAGGTGGAAATTTCCCTGATGGGAGAACATGAATGTTCGGGGCCGCCAGCGGTGGAAG AAACACCGCCGATGCCCGCCCCGTCACTTTTTGAAAGATTTAACCCGTGGGGTGCTCCTGCTGCGCCAAAGGACCAGTCTCGGGCACCCCCTCAAGTGGACACCTCTGCTGCCA ATCGTGCCTACGCAGGACAAGGCCAGTTGACGCCAGTGAGTTCACTGTCGAGTGGATCACAACCGAGCGAGCAAAACATCTcgcccaaaacaccaaatgCTAGACCTGCTACTGACAAGCCGGACGAATTCTTTGCTCCTCAAATTGCCAATGATtcgcctccccctcaaccaacaaGGAGATCAGGGGGTTATGGGGGGTTGGGTAACGGGACTGATTTCGACGACCAGCTGCCGCCATCAAACCCAGCAAGGAAACAATCACCACCGAATCTAATGGAACGCCTGAATTCCATCGCTCCCGGGCCGTTTGATGCCAACAGAAGGCCTTCGAGCAGTGCTCGTAGCGATATAAACGATCGTCCCGGTACTTCAGCTTCCAACCTTGGTAGCTTGGGTGGAGGACAGGCACAACCCAGCCTGAGAAAGAACGGCTATGGGGGTTTTGGCGTTCCTGCGAGGAGTCCGAGTCGGCAGGAAGACAATCCTCCGCCATTGACACCCAGTCGCGCCGATACATTTCCTCGTCCGAATGAAGGCTTTCCGCCACCCCAGCGAACACCTTCTGCGCCACCCGCGGCCTTAAGAATTCAGCCGCCAGACAGATTACGTGCCCCATCAGAGTCTTTTTCAGACAGAGATGGCGGGACATCGCCAGACAGCCGAGGGTCCATGATGAGCGACAGACCTCGCCGTCCCAGCCGTGGGCCAGACACTTCGagacctccacctcctcgcaGTGCTACACTCCGACCCACTACCCCTGGTCTCCCAACCATCAACCTTGCTGAGGAGTTCGGCGTTGGGAATCCTTACCATACGCCTTCGGAATCGACAGGATCAAGCGTGTCTGTTCACAGCATGTCGGTACAAAGCGTGTCAGTCCAGAGCAGTTTTGAGCGTCGCCCTAGTCAAGCGAGCTCCCGAACTAGCCCACCCAGGTCCATAGCATCGAGATCTGGACGGAGGAAGCCTTCTGACACATCTAGTTTTGATAACTTGATGTCGGATCTTCAGTCTACAATGGACGATAATCAGCAGAAACCGCCAGGTCCTGCCTCTCTCAAAATGCCATACAAGGGAGGTAGAGATCGGCCATCGCCACTAAGCGCTCGTCCGCCACCGCCAGAGGGAGGATATGATCCACGCATCGACCCGCGTGGTCAACGAcgagcagcaggaggatcccctcttccctctccgtTGGAGATCTCGCCGCTTGGCGAAAGCCCTGCCATTATGACACCTAGCATCTTGACACCTGGATCTGGAGCTCAGCCATCTCCAGGCTGGCCGACCCCGAAACCGGAACCAGCTCGACCTTGTGAACAGGAGCCGCCTGTACCGCAACAATCAGCGTTGAGAGAACTGCAGGGAGCGTCTCCCATGGACAGGTCACAAGGTCCGCAAAGGGCACCGCCGATGGAAGCACCAAGAGAGCTTCAAAGGGCACCCACGATGGAAGCGCCAAAGGAGACCCAGAGGCCACCCGTGGAACCTTTTCGACCTCAGCTCCAAAGAGCACCAACAATGGAGGTCCCGAGACAACTTCAGAGAGCCGCCACGATGGACGAGCCAAGGGACATGCAAAGACAAGATCCCAGCAGAACTCCGCAACGGCCTCGAGACCCCCGTGACGAGCTTCGCGACGGCAGACCTCTCCACGAACGATCCCGCTCGCAACCTCGCAACTTGCCTCCTCTCTCGGCCCAGCCTTCCCGCGGCGACTGCAAGGCATGCGGGCTGCCAATCAAGGGGAAATCGATTTCCAGCGCCGACGGCCGTCTCACCGGGCGCTATCACAAGCCGTGCTTCGTCTGCTCGACCTGCCAAGAACCATTCACGTCAGCGACGTTTTACGTCTTGAATGACAGACCCTACTGCGAGCAACACTACCACAAGCTCAACGGCAGCTTGTGTGGGAGCTGCGGCCGAGGCATCGAGGGGGAGTATCTCGAGGATGAGACTTCTCGCAAACACCACGTCGGATGCTTCAAGTGCGGCGACTGCGGCATGGCGCTTCGTGATGGGTACTTTGAGGTCAACGGCAGGGCGTTTTGCGAAAAGGACGCCTGGAGGCGGGtgcagcagcctcctcctccgcctaTGATGATGGGCGGCGGCAGGGGAATGGGTGGTCCTCccggacgaggaagagggggcaTGAGGCCGCCGGGACCGATGGGGCTGCCGGGGGCGAATCCGAGGTTTGGGCCGAACGGTCCGTATGGGAATAGTCGACTTGGGCCGGGACCGAGACCgcagatggagaagaggatgacgaggttgGGAATGCTGTAG
- a CDS encoding uncharacterized protein (EggNog:ENOG503PHIT) codes for MSPTHTMSAHLCKQIVSSWRESRQSNTTSSSPLPSPPNNMGSYFPRSLSSSSSPKTSLDNGDRHDTSVPLSRQTSNNNNNSNWRWGSR; via the coding sequence ATGTCCCCGACACACACCATGTCCGCCCACCTCTGCAAACAAATCGTCTCCTCCTGGCGCGAGAGTAGACagtccaacaccaccagcagcagccccctcccttcccccccaaacaacaTGGGCTCCTACTTCcctcgctctctctcttcctcatcatcaccaaagaCCTCGCTAGACAACGGCGACCGTCACGACACCTCCGTCCCTCTGTCAAGACAAAcgtccaacaacaacaacaacagcaactggagatgggggtcCCGTTAA